From the genome of Nasonia vitripennis strain AsymCx chromosome 1, Nvit_psr_1.1, whole genome shotgun sequence, one region includes:
- the LOC116738563 gene encoding SOSS complex subunit B homolog isoform X1: MEYVLIKDIRPGQKNINVVFIVLEVGHPTITKENREVRTLKVADSTACMNVSIWDEPGTLLMPGDIVRLTKGYASVWRNCLTLYSGKNGDIQKIGDFCMVINEQLNMSEPNPTLSNQLVGQGSSTSGSNNSNNNGNNGASVRSSLTTQAPVATTSSATSSKESGKGGNGGGNSSQSTTGSSSSTTTATTASSGKSSGSTKSGPRGRGSYGRNASRSERR, from the exons ATGGAGTACGTGTTGATCAAGGACATACGCCCCGGTCAGAAGAACATCAACGTGGTGTTTATCGTTCTCGAGGTTGGCCATCCCACCATCACCAAAGAGAACCGCGAAGTTCGAACGTTAAAAG TGGCTGACAGCACAGCGTGCATGAATGTATCGATCTGGGATGAGCCAGGAACACTGCTGATGCCGGGAGACATTGTAAGACTGACCAAGGGCTATGCATCTGTTTGGAGAAATTGCCTCACATTGTATTCGGGTAAAAATGGGGATATACAGAAGATTGGAGATTTCTGCATGGTCATCAATGAACAGTTAAACATGAGCGAACCAAATCCAACATTATCTAATCAGCTGGTTGGTCAGGGATCAAGTACATCTGGCAGCAATAACTCCAATAACAATGGCAATAATGGAGCTTCAGTAAGATCTTCACTG ACGACGCAAGCACCGGTGGCCACGACTTCGTCGGCAACCAGCAGCAAAGAATCCGGCAAAGGTGGTAACGGAGGCGGTAATTCTTCGCAG AGCACAACGGGTTCTTCCTCGTCCACAACCACAGCGACAACGGCCTCATCCGGCAAGTCTTCTGGCAGCACAAAGAGCGGACCTCGTGGTCGGGGTAGTTACGGCCGTAACGCCAGTCGCAGTGAGCGCAGATAA
- the LOC100678446 gene encoding armadillo repeat-containing protein 1, with the protein MDEESTLDPTKLRPTLETYKKLSKDISNHDTILKDKTVLSYVAVVLEYPDDEIVHLALDILEIFVKNVENYNHITSTFGVREALDAVVNKYTLDEPKLAKRAQQIKDDIERMKPPIYNLRSRCRRVIEPKKLRTHVIVLHVHGLLPETRTELEYTLIRIEGLISLVVDVEHQRVTMRTLANVTAKQIAEAISENNPNMEARLVTRNKYNQEFLVKLVNTESGDCEDMPEYLPEDEDPEEEREGVVSLFTGLRQSASSLYKSTAEFLSNSFYW; encoded by the exons ATGGACGAGGAATCGACTCTGGACCCGACGAAGCTCAGGCCGACCCTCGAGACCTACAAGAAGCTATCCAAAGACATCTCTAACCACGATACGATTCTAAAG GACAAAACGGTGCTGTCCTATGTGGCCGTGGTTTTGGAGTATCCCGACGACGAGATCGTCCACCTGGCACTGGATATCCTAGAAATCTTTGTTAAGAATGTGGAGAATTACAATCACATAACGTCGACCTTTGGGGTCAGGGAGGCTCTGGATGCAGTTGTCAACAAGTACACCTTGGATGAGCCAAAACTGGCCAAGCGAGCTCAGCAGATCAAGGATGACATAGAACGCATGAAGCCACCCATTTATAATCTTCGCAGCAGATGCAGAAGGGTTATAGAGCCTAAAAAGCTGAGAACTCACGTTATTGTCCTGCATGTTCATGGTTTATTGCCA GAAACACGAACAGAATTAGAATATACATTAATTAGGATTGAAGGCTTAATCTCACTGGTTGTTGATGTGGAACATCAACGCGTCACTATGAGAACATTAGCTAATGTAACAGCCAAACAAATTGCCGAAGCCATCAGTGAAAACAATCCAAATATGGAAGCCAGACTGGTTACTAGGAATAAGTACAATCAAGAATTTTTAGTTAAATTG GTAAACACAGAATCTGGAGACTGCGAAGATATGCCGGAATACTTACCAGAAGATGAGGATCccgaggaagaaagagaaggcgTCGTTTCTTTATTCACTGGCTTAAGGCAAAGTGCATCATCGTTGTACAAATCCACCGCCGAATTCCTTAGCAATTCCTTTTACTGGTGA
- the LOC100119492 gene encoding solute carrier family 35 member C2: MPRSNVKYELTRDDEDTNDYYLQHGQEYQTVSKKAIFWRKMMQSIILISIYFVLSIGLTFYQKWLYGDYKFNFPLFVVCCHLVMKFFLASLIRHIRKCCKTQQQICRLSWQTAIWTIGPPGIASGLDIGFSNWAMSLITMSLYTMTKSTTIIFILGFALLFKLEKKSWVLAGIVFMISGGLLMFTYESTQFNLLGFSLCLLASLTSGIRWTTAQLIMQKSKLGLKNPVDMMYYMQPWMLISILPVTAVIEGAKIYNDLSNFDWSDTSTIVATIFVICSGAVLAFGMEVLEFLVVTYGSSLTLSISGIFKEICILVIAYVWKGDQMSGLNFVGLLMCLGGICLHVIQKILISNKESVNELELQTNSMATTCSKSDEAIDSNPLIMQKSSSLTNLLNANFSSDEEDDILRRENPKQILSEISQRRE; this comes from the exons atgccAAGATCGAATGTTAAGTATGAACTTACCAGGGATGATGAGGATACCAACGATTACTACCTGCAGCATGGACAGGAATATCAAACGGTTTCCAAGAAGGCCATTTTTTGGCGAAAGATGATGCAGAGCATTATATTAATATCCATCTACTTTGTACTATCCATTGGACTCACTTTTTATCAAAAGTGGCTCTATGGCGATTAC AAATTTAACTTCCCATTGTTCGTTGTGTGTTGTCATTTGGTGATGAAATTCTTTTTGGCTAGTCTCATAAGGCATATAAGAAAATGCTGCAAAACACAGCAACAAATTTGCCGCTTATCATGGCAAACTGCGATCTGGACTATAGGTCCCCCAGGTATCGCCAGTGGTTTAGATATTGGCTTTTCAAACTGGGCAATGTCGCTTATCACAATGTCTTT gtACACCATGACAAAATCAACTACAATCATTTTTATTCTCGGATTTGCCCTTTTGTTTAAATTAGAGAAAAAG TCATGGGTATTAGCAGGAATAGTCTTCATGATATCAGGCGGTTTACTAATGTTCACATATGAATCGAcgcaatttaatttattaggCTTTTCGTTATGTCTCTTAGCATCACTCACCAGCGGTATACGCTGGACGACAGCACAATTGATAATGCAGAAATCAAAACTCGGACTGAAGAATCCAGTCGACATGATGTATTATATGCAACCATGGATGCTAATATCCATTCTTCCCGTAACTGCGGTTATCGAAGGCGCCAAAATATACAATGATCTCTCAAACTTTGATTGGAGTGACACTTCGACCATAGTTGCGACGATTTTCGTCATTTGTTCGGGAGCTGTTTTAGCTTTTGGTATGGAAGTTTTGGAATTCTTGGTCGTTACTTATGGTTCTAGTCTTACTCTATCTATATCTGGAATATTTAAG GAAATATGTATTCTGGTCATAGCATATGTATGGAAGGGAGATCAAATGAGTGGCCTTAATTTCGTAGGTTTACTTATGTGCCTTGGCGGAATATGTCTACATGTAATACAGAAGATATTGATAAGTAATAAAGAGTCAGTGAACGAACTGGAGTTGCAGACGAATTCAATGGCCACAACTTGTTCAAAGTCCGACGAAGCAATCGATTCAAATCCGCTTATAATGCAGAAATCGAGCTCATTGACAAATTTACTTAATGCTAATTTTAGTTCGGACGAAGAAGATGACATTTTAAGGCGAGAAAATCCAAAACAAATACTATCCGAGATCTCGCAAAGAAGGGAGTAA
- the LOC116738563 gene encoding SOSS complex subunit B homolog isoform X2 — protein MEYVLIKDIRPGQKNINVVFIVLEVGHPTITKENREVRTLKVADSTACMNVSIWDEPGTLLMPGDIVRLTKGYASVWRNCLTLYSGKNGDIQKIGDFCMVINEQLNMSEPNPTLSNQLVGQGSSTSGSNNSNNNGNNGASTTQAPVATTSSATSSKESGKGGNGGGNSSQSTTGSSSSTTTATTASSGKSSGSTKSGPRGRGSYGRNASRSERR, from the exons ATGGAGTACGTGTTGATCAAGGACATACGCCCCGGTCAGAAGAACATCAACGTGGTGTTTATCGTTCTCGAGGTTGGCCATCCCACCATCACCAAAGAGAACCGCGAAGTTCGAACGTTAAAAG TGGCTGACAGCACAGCGTGCATGAATGTATCGATCTGGGATGAGCCAGGAACACTGCTGATGCCGGGAGACATTGTAAGACTGACCAAGGGCTATGCATCTGTTTGGAGAAATTGCCTCACATTGTATTCGGGTAAAAATGGGGATATACAGAAGATTGGAGATTTCTGCATGGTCATCAATGAACAGTTAAACATGAGCGAACCAAATCCAACATTATCTAATCAGCTGGTTGGTCAGGGATCAAGTACATCTGGCAGCAATAACTCCAATAACAATGGCAATAATGGAGCTTCA ACGACGCAAGCACCGGTGGCCACGACTTCGTCGGCAACCAGCAGCAAAGAATCCGGCAAAGGTGGTAACGGAGGCGGTAATTCTTCGCAG AGCACAACGGGTTCTTCCTCGTCCACAACCACAGCGACAACGGCCTCATCCGGCAAGTCTTCTGGCAGCACAAAGAGCGGACCTCGTGGTCGGGGTAGTTACGGCCGTAACGCCAGTCGCAGTGAGCGCAGATAA